One region of Malania oleifera isolate guangnan ecotype guangnan chromosome 6, ASM2987363v1, whole genome shotgun sequence genomic DNA includes:
- the LOC131157141 gene encoding heavy metal-associated isoprenylated plant protein 39: MAMKKVILRLDIYDDKAKRNALKTVSTIPGIESIAMDMKERKLTVIGAVDPVCLVARLRKKKWQAEIFSVGPKEEKKDGGDKKKDEGKKDEGKKDDVKKKEEQIAELVKAYKAYNPHMTQYYYVESAEEDPNACVIC; this comes from the exons ATGGCCATGAAG AAAGTTATATTGAGATTGGACATATACGATGACAAAGCAAAGAGGAATGCCCTGAAAACCGTGTCCACAATTCCAG GGATTGAATCTATTGCGATGGATATGAAGGAGAGGAAGCTAACAGTGATCGGGGCCGTAGACCCAGTGTGCTTGGTGGCCAGACTGCGGAAGAAGAAGTGGCAGGCAGAGATATTCTCAGTTGGGCCGAAGGAAGAGAAGAAGGACGGGGGCGATAAGAAAAAGGACGAAGGGAAAAAAGATGAAGGGAAGAAGGACGacgtgaagaagaaggaagaacaGATTGCAGAGCTGGTGAAGGCGTACAAAGCCTACAACCCTCACATGACGCAGTACTACTATGTGGAGAGTGCAGAAGAGGATCCCAACGCTTGCGTTATTTGCTAG